In the genome of Thunnus maccoyii chromosome 15, fThuMac1.1, whole genome shotgun sequence, one region contains:
- the hey1 gene encoding hairy/enhancer-of-split related with YRPW motif protein 1: MKRNHDFSSSDSELDETIEVEKESADENGNMSSPLGSMSPTTSTQVQARKRRRGIIEKRRRDRINNSLSELRRLVPSAFEKQGSAKLEKAEILQMTVDHLKMLHAAGGKGYFDAHALAMDYRGLGFRECLAETARYLSIIEGLDSTDPLRIRLVSHLNNYASQREAHSGLNHLAWGSAFGSPPAHLTHPLLLQHQQGATLAPLPRSATSSPQTPLSSTSTSSTSSSSSSSSSTSVADTHVPGRRSGSATPHSDQGPIRVPPTTAAATTVLHHALVPSSASKLSPPLLSSLSAFPFPFSAFPIISPTAAISPPAPTSSVGKPYRPWGMEIGAF, from the exons atgaaaaggaaTCACGATTTTAGCTCCTCGGACAGCGAGCTGGATGAGACTATTGAGGTGGAGAAGGAGAGCGCAGATGAAAATgg gaatatGAGCTCTCCTCTGGGCTCCATGTCTCCCACGACATCAACTCAGGTGCAGGCGAGGAAGAGGCGTCGAGGA ATAATTGAGAAGCGACGTCGTGACAGAATCAACAACAGCCTGAGTGAGCTCCGCAGGCTGGTTCCCAGCGCCTTTGAGAAACAG GGTTCAGCCAAACTGGAGAAAGCAGAGATTTTGCAGATGACTGTCGACCATCTGAAGATGCTTCATGCTGCTGGGGGCAAAg GCTATTTTGATGCCCATGCCCTGGCGATGGACTACCGTGGTTTGGGTTTCAGGGAGTGCCTGGCTGAGACGGCCCGCTATCTGAGCATAATCGAAGGCTTGGACAGCACAGACCCTCTGCGGATCCGTCTGGTATCGCACCTCAACAACTACGCCAGTCAGAGAGAGGCCCACTCCGGCCTGAATCACCTGGCCTGGGGTTCTGCCTTTGGATCCCCTCCTGCCCACCTGAcccaccctctcctcctccagcaccAACAGGGGGCAACGTTGGCTCCTCTACCCCGCAGTGCCACCAGCAGCCCACAAACTCCTCTGTCATCCACCTCCACTTCatccacctcttcctcctcctcttcttcatcatccacATCGGTTGCAGACACTCACGTCCCAGGTAGGCGTAGCGGCAGCGCCACCCCCCACTCAGACCAAGGCCCGATCCGTGTTCCTCCCACCACCGCCGCTGCAACCACCGTCCTGCACCACGCCTTGGTCCCCTCATCGGCGTCCAAGCTCTCCCCtccgctcctctcctccctctcggCGTTCCCCTTCCCCTTCAGCGCCTTCCCCATCATCTCCCCCACCGCCGCCATCAGCCCCCCTGCACCGACATCCAGTGTGGGCAAACCCTACAGACCCTGGGGAATGGAAATAGGAGCTTTCTGA